The Pradoshia eiseniae DNA segment CATCGCGATGGAGTTTCCAGAACTATTCAATATTTACTTTGTGATATTGGGATTAATGGCAGGTTATCTTGTCGTTATGATAGATTTACTAATCCATAACACTTGGCGGGGGGAAAAGAGGTGAATATAGATTGAATCATGGAGCACCAACACTAGAACTTTTTGGTCTTACCTTCAACCTAGGTAACGTTCTGATGATCACGGTAGCGAGTGTCATTGTCTTTCTCATTGCTGTCCTGTCCACCCGGAAATTAGCAGTGAAGCCTACCGGTATGCAGAACTTCATGGAATGGGTAATCGACTTCGTAAGAAATATTATTAACAGCAATATGGACTGGAACACAGGCGGACGCTTCCTGATCCTAGGGACAACCCTAATCATGTACATATTCGTATCGAATATGCTAGGTCTTCCGTTCTCAGTCACCTATAATGGAGATCTGTGGTGGAAATCACCAACAGCTGATCCAGTAATTGCCCTTACGCTCGCTGTCATGATTGTCGTATTAACCAACTTCTACGGCATCAAGATGCGCGGACTTAAAGGTTACGGCAAGAACTTTGTGGCACCAATGCCTTTCTTATTTCCCTTAAAGATTATTGAAGAGTTTGCAAACACACTTACATTGGGCTTGCGTCTATTCGGTAATATTTATGCGGGTGAGATTTTGCTCAGTCTTTTGGCTGGCTCGCTGGCTACAGGATTCTGGGGACACATTGTCGCTTTTGCGCCAACAATGGTTTGGCAGGCATTCAGTATTTTCATTGGAGCAATCCAAGCGTTTATCTTTACGATGTTAACGATGGTTTACATGGCCCACAAAGTCAGCGAAGACCATTAATAATATAAACAAATCCAAAATACTAGTTATACAAATTAAAGGAGGAACTTCATAATGAGTTTGGGAGTTATCGCAGCAGCAATCGCAATTGGTTTAGCCGCTCTTGGAGCAGGTATTGGTAATGGTATGATCGTATCTCGTACAGTAGAGGGTATCGCACGTCAGCCAGAAGCACGTGGAATGCTTCAAACAACAATGTTCATCGGGGTAGCACTAGTTGAGGCGATTCCGATCATCGCGGTTGTTATCGCGTTCATGGTATTGAACAGATAATTGACAATTTTGATGGCGGAGAATCTTAAATCAGGTATCTTCGCCATTCCTTTATGACTTTGAAAATTAGCCGTTCGCTATAAACGGCTCGATTATAATGCATGTAAAGACTTCTGAAGGGAGTGAAATAGGGGTGTTATTTACTAATTTTGTACTCGGAGCAACAGCGCACGCTGGATTGAATACGGGTGACATCATCTTCCAATTGGTGGCATTCATCGTATTGATGCTTTTACTTAAGAAATTTGCTTTCGGTCCGCTTATGGGAATCATGAAAGAACGTGAATCTCATGTAGCGAGCGAAATTGAATCTGCAGAGAAAAGCCGCGCAGAAGCAGCTGCATTGCTTGAAGAACAACGCACAATGCTGAAAGAAGCTCGCCAGGAATCATTAGCTCTTATTGAAGAGGCTAAGAAGCATGGCGAAACACAGCGTGAAGAAATCATTGCAATGGCACGCCAGGAAGCTGAACGAGTGAAAGAATCAGCAACCCGCGAGATCGAACAGCAAAAAGAACAAGCTGTTGCTGCCCTTCGTGAACAAGTTGCATCCTTGTCTGTTTTAATTGCGTCTAAAGTGATTGAAAAAGAACTTAGTGCAAAAGATCAGGAAAAATTGATCAATGAATACATTCAAGAGGCAGGAGAAGAGCGATGAGTCATACACTTGCAGCGAAACGCTATGCAAATGCTCTTTTCCAAATTGCCAAGGAAGAAAACCAAATCGACCGCTTGGAAACGGAAATCAGAACGGTTAAAGAAGTTTTTGAAACGAATGGCCAGTTTATCGAGTTCCTTGAACATCCAAAGGTCTCTATGGAAAACAAGAAACAAGCGATCGCAACTGCTTTCGCAACTGCTTCTCCTTCCATCCAAAACCTGTTGATGCTTCTTGTTGAACGCCACAGGGAAACAATCGTGCCAGACCTTGCAGATGAATTCATCATCCTGGTGAATGAGCAAACAGGGATCGTTGACGCGAAAGTGTACTCTGTACGGCCGTTATCCAACGCGGAGCAAGAAGGAATTTCAAAGGTTTTTGCCCGTAAAATTGGAAAACAAGCATTGCGCATTGAAAATATCGTAGACAGCAGTCTTTTAGGCGGCATCAAAATCCGTATCGGAAACCGTATTTTTGATGGTACGGTCCAAGGGAAACTCGATCGCTTAGAGCGCAGTCTGCTCGGTTAATAATAGAAGTTAGGGGTGAAATTCATGAGCATCAGAGCTGAAGAAATCAGCGCGCTGATTAAGAAACAAATTGAAGGCTATCAATCTGATATAGAAGTAAGCGAAGTCGGCACGGTTATCACAGTCGGTGACGGGATCGCGCGTGTTCATGGATTGGACAACGCCATGTCCGGAGAGCTTCTTGAGTTCTCTAACGGTGTAGTAGGTATGGCGCAAAACTTGGAAGAGAATAACGTCGGTGTTATTATCCTCGGTCCTTTCCGCGACATTAAAGAAGGTGACACAGTACGCCGCACAGGACGCATCATGGAGGTACCGGTGGGTGACGCGCTTATTGGCCGCGTAGTTAACTCCCTCGGTCAACCGCTTGATGGCATGGGTCCAATCGCGACAACTGACACGCTTCCAATCGAAAACAACGCACCAGGCGTTATGGACCGTAAATCTGTTCATGAGCCGCTTCAAACTGGTATCAAGGCAATCGATGCCCTTGTTCCAATCGGACGCGGACAACGTGAATTGATTATCGGAGACCGTCAAACTGGTAAAACTTCCGTAGCAGTAGATACAATCCTTAACCAAAAGGATGAAAACATGATTTGTATCTACGTGGCTATCGGACAAAAAGAATCAACGGTTCGTGGAACAGTTGAAACATTCCGTAAGTACGGTGCGCTTGATTACACAATCGTTGTATCTGCATCTGCTTCTCAGCCGGCACCGCTATTATACTTAGCTCCTTACTCCGGCGTAACAATGGGTGAGCATTTCATGCGCCAAGGCAAGCACGTTCTTGTCGTGTACGATGATCTGTCCAAGCAAGCTGCGGCTTACCGTGAGCTTTCCTTGCTCCTTCGTCGTCCTCCAGGCCGTGAAGCCTTCCCAGGTGACGTATTCTACTTGCACTCCCGCTTGCTCGAGCGTGCAGCTAAATTAAATGATACTTTAGGTGCTGGTTCCATCACAGCATTACCGTTCGTTGAAACACAAGCAGGCGATATCTCTGCTTACATTCCAACAAACGTAATCTCCATCACGGATGGGCAAATCTTCTTGCAATCTGACTTATTCTTCTCCGGCGTACGCCCTGCAATCAACGCAGGTCTTTCCGTATCCCGTGTAGGTGGATCTGCGCAAATTAAAGCAATGAAGAGCGTTGCCGGTACACTTCGTCTGGACTTGGCATCCTTCCGTGAGCTTGAAGCTTTCTCTCAATTCGGTTCTGACTTGGATAAAGCAACACAAGCGAAATTGAACCGTGGTCAACGTACGGTTGAGGTATTGAAACAAGACCTTCACAAACCGCTTCGTGTAGAACAGCAAGTATTAATCCTATACTGCTTGACTCGCGGATTCTTAGATGATATTCCACTCGCTGATATCAGACGCTTCGAAGCAGAAATCATCGAATGGACTGGCCGCAACCACAATGAACTTTATGAACATATCAAATCAACTGGAAAACTTCCGGAAGAAAGCGATATGAACGCGGCAATTACTGAATTCAAAAAACAATTTGTTGTATCGGAATAACAGGATAGGCATTAATAGAAGGATGGTGAGAATGAATGGCATCATTACGTGATATAGACGCGCGTATAAAATCAACAAAGAAAACGAGCCAGATCACAAAAGCCATGCAAATGGTCTCCGCCTCCAAATTGAATCGTGCCGAAACAAACGCGAAAGCTTTTGTACCGTACATGGAGAAAATCCAAGAGGTCGTATCAAGCATCGCGAACGGAAGCAAGGATGCATCTCATCCGATGCTCGTCTCGCGTCCTGTGAAAAGAACTGGATACGTAGTTATCACTTCCGATCGCGGATTGGCTGGACCATATAACAGCAGTGTCTTGAGAAAGGTGTATCAGACGATCAGTGAGCGCCATAAGTCTCCGGATGAGTATGGCATTATCGTACTTGGACGTATTGGCAGTGAATTCTTCCGCATGCGCGGAATGAACGTCATCCAAGAGCTTACTGGGATCTCTGATCAGCCAACTTTTGATGATATTAAAGGAATCACATCCAGTACGGTGAAATTATTCGCAGATGAAGCAGTGGATGAAATCTATATGTATTACAACCACTTTATCAGTGCTATTTCTCAAGAGGTAACGGAGAAGAAATTGTTGCCTCTTGGAAGTGTTGATTCAGACAAAGCCTCAACGCTTTACGAGTTTGAACCGAATCAAGAGGAAATTCTTAAAGTGTTGCTCCCACAATATGCGGAAAGCCTTATGTACGGCGCGCTATTGGACGGCAAGGCAAGCGAGCACGCATCCCGTATGACAGCGATGAAGAGTGCAACAGATAACGCTTCTGAGCTTATCGGCTCACTCACGCTCACATACAACCGTGCACGTCAGGCTGCGATCACACAAGAGATTACCGAGATTGTCGGCGGAGCTGCCGCACTCGAATAGATAAATGGATAAACAATAGATTGAAGCACTCACTCGGCATTAGAGTAAATAGGAGGGAATGGAATGAACATAGGACGCGTTACTCAAGTCATGGGTCCGGTTGTCGACGTTCGTTTTGAAAACGGCAAACTGCCTGAGATCTATAACGCTCTGAAGATTAATATTTCCAAAGGGGCTCCAGCTGATGAAGCGGAATACCTCACTTTGGAAGTTGCTCTTCATTTGGGCGATGATACGGTTCGTACAATTGCGATGGCTTCTACAGACGGTTTAGTCCGTCACGCGGAAGTAATCGATACAGGAGCGCCAATTTCAGTACCAGTTGGAGACGTAACACTTGGTCGCGTATTCAACGTATTGGGAGAGAAAATTGACCTTGATCCTGCTTTGGAAGGCGATTATCAAAAAGACCCTATCCACAGGGAAGCTCCAAAATTTGAAGAATTATCTACTCAAGTTGAGATCCTTGAAACAGGTATCAAAGTAGTAGACTTGCTTGCTCCTTACATCAAGGGCGGTAAGATTGGATTGTTCGGTGGTGCCGGTGTAGGTAAAACCGTATTAATCCAAGAATTGATCAACAACATCGCTCAAGAGCACGGCGGTATTTCTGTATTCGCCGGTGTTGGTGAGCGTACACGTGAAGGTAATGACCTTTACCACGAAATGACAGATTCTGGCGTTATCAAGAAAACAGCGATGGTATTCGGACAAATGAACGAGCCGCCTGGAGCACGTATGCGTGTTGCCTTGACTGGTTTGACAATGGCTGAATACTTCCGTGATGTTCAAGGCCAGGACGTATTGTTCTTTATCGATAACATCTTCCGTTTCACACAAGCCGGTTCTGAAGTATCCGCCCTTCTTGGACGTATGCCTTCTGCCGTTGGTTACCAGCCAACATTGGCCACTGAAATGGGTCAATTACAAGAGCGTATCACATCTACTAACGTAGGTTCTGTTACATCTATCCAAGCAATCTATGTACCAGCCGATGACTACACTGACCCGGCTCCGGCTACAACATTCGCCCACTTAGATGCTACAACAAACCTTGAGCGTAGACTATCCGAGATGGGTATCTACCCAGCGGTGGATCCGCTAGCGTCCACTTCTCGCGCCCTTTCTCCAGATATCGTTGGAGAAGAGCACTATGAAGTAGCTCGTGCGGTTCAATCTACACTGCAGCGTTACAGAGAATTGCAAGATATCATTGCCATCCTAGGTATGGATGAATTGGGCGAGGAAGACAAACAGACGGTTGCACGTGCACGCCGTATCCAAAACTTCCTATCTCAAAACTTCCACGTGGCAGAGCAGTTCACTGGTCAAAAAGGTTCTTACGTACCTGTTAAAGAAACTGTTAAAGGATTCAAAGAAATCCTTGACGGTAAGCATGACCACCTTCCTGAGGATGCATTCCGCCTAGTCGGCCGCATTGAAGACGTGGTTGAAAAAGCTAAGCAAATGGGCGTAGAGGCTTAAACCAAACGGATCCTATAGGAGGGCACTTATATGAGAACGATTAAAGTTTCTGTAGTTACTCCTGGCGGTCCTGTATTGGAAGAAGAAGTGGAAATGGTCAGCACAAAAGCTAAAACTGGGGAACTAGGTATCCTTGCCGGACATATTCCAATGGTTGCGCCGCTTGATATTGGCGCTGTCCGTTTGAAAACCGGCAATCATACTGAATGGGTTGCTGTCTCCGGCGGATTCGTCGAAGTTAACGGCCAGGAAGTAACCATTCTTGCCCAATCAGCTGAACGTGCAGAGAACATTGACATTGCTCGCGCCAAACAGGCCAAAGCGCGCGCAGAAAAACGTCTTACAGACAGACAAGCTGCGATCGATGCACATCGCGCCGAAATGGCACTCAAGCGTGCTTTAAACCGTCTAGATATTGCTGAACACCAACGTTAATCTTATGAAAAAACCTTCAAGCTGAGCGAGTAAATCGCCAGTCTTGAAGGTTTTTTGTTTTGATAGGGGATACTTACTCAACAGGATTCGCTCTTAGCCTGGATGATTGATTCAAAGATTCGCTTACATTACGCTTTTTAATTTTTCTCTCAGAGGGTGCTCTTGGCAGTCCCTGTATTCAGCACAATCCTCGCTGTCTCAACATTATTTGGCCGAAAACATATCCCAGTCTATTGCCTCTTCAATAATACTCATAACTTTCTCCATCCGTAATATACATACTAGTACTGGGGGAAAGGCTGTTTCTTCCGACCAAAAGGTCTGTACGACATATCGACAGCCTTGCTAGGCAATGTTATAATGTATACGCTTACATATATTGCATAATCAGAGAATCCTTGCCTAAAAAATACGAGAAATCGGAGGGGTAAAGATGGCATCGCTATATTGGTATCAGAACAATTACATAATCGTTCTGATTTTTTTGTGCCTAGGTATCCTGCTTCCGATCGTCGCGCTCACCATGGGGAAAATTCTTAGACCAAATAAGCCGACGGAGGCAAAGCGCGCCACCTATGAAAGCGGATTGGAGCCATTTCATGATTCAAGGGTCCAATTCAATGTGCGTTATTACATATTTGCGCTTTTGTTTGTTTTATTTGATGTAGAAACGGTATTCCTCTATCCATGGGCCGTAGCCTATGAGAAATTAGGCGTCTTTGCGCTTATTGAGATGTTGATATTTGTCTTCATGCTCATTCTTGGACTGGCATACGCCTGGAGAAAGAAGGTGCTCAAATGGAATTGAAACTTGATCAGCTTTCCGCACACGAAAAGGCCGAGCTTGAGCGAAACATTTTCTTTGCTACCCTAGAGCAAGTGAAGGGCTGGGCAAGAGGGAATTCGCTATGGCCATTAACATTTGGACTTGCCTGCTGTGCAATTGAAATGATGGCTGTCGGCTCTTCACATTATGATGTTGACCGTTTCGGCTCCTTTTTCCGTACATCTCCGCGTCAATCAGACGTGATGATTGTATCCGGAACCGTCACGAAGAAAATGGCCCCGATACTGCGCCGCCTATACGACCAAATGCCTGAACCCAAATGGGTAATCGCAATGGGATCATGCGCGACTGCTGGTGGTCCGTACGTGAAATCATACAGCGTAGTGAAGGGGGTCGACCAAATTGTCCCGGTCGATGTTTACATACCTGGCTGCCCGCCAAATCCAGCAGCATTGATTTATGGCATCAATAAATTGAAAGAGAAAATCGCTTATGAGGCAAAGACGGGGAAGAAGGTGATGTAGATGGGCCGACGCGATATCGAAGTGCTGAAAAGAATGGCGGAGGAGAATGCGAGGAAACGAGCAAAGAATAAACCCGCTGCTGAACCAAAAGAACCGCTAACCGAAGATGAACCTGCCTTATCGCAAGGGAGGACTGCATCCCTAGAGAGTCAAAAATCCGCAGCTGAGCCAAACGCCAATACCGAAGATCTGGTGAAGAAAAAAGCTGCCGCAGCCGCCAAGGCGAAAGCCGCCGCGCTAGCAAAGCAAAAGCGAATGACAGAAGAGGAGGGGTCGAGTACCTCCGACGACCTGGCGAAGAAAAAAGCTGCCGCAGCTGCCAAGGCAAAGGCAGCAGCGCTTGCCAAGCAAAAGCGAATGACAGAAGAGGAGGGGTCGAGTTCCACCACCGACGACCTGGCGAAGAAAAAAGCCGCTGCGGCCGCCAAGGCAAAGGCAGCAGCTCTAGCAAAGCAAAAGCGAATGACTGAAGAGGAAGGGTCGAGTACCTCCGACGACCTGGCGAAGAAAAAAGCCGCAGCCGCCGCCAAGGCGAAGGCAGCTGCGCTCGCAAAGCAAAAGCGAATGACCGAAGAGGAGGGGTCGAGTTCCACCACCGACGACCTGGCAAAGAAGAAAGCCGCTGCAGCAGCCAAGGCAAAAGCCGCCGCTCTCGCGAAGCAAAAGCGAATGACTGAAGAGGGAGGGGAGAACTCTTCCGATGACCTGGCGAAGAAAAAAGCTGCTGCAGCCGCGAAAGCAAAGGCCGCAGCTCTAGCCAAACAAAAACGCGATTCCGGGGAACCGGCAGATCTAGATAAAGAAAAGGCAAAGGCCATTGCCGCTGCCAAAGCGAAGGCGGCTGCAGCCGCTAAGGCTAAACAAAAGGGAGCAGACACTAAAGCGGCAGAGCCCGCTGCTGATATAGCCTTGCCATCCCCAAACCAGCCGATATTGGATACTTACAAGGCTATCATAGAGGGTGAGCTTGGAAATGATAGCTTAGAAGATTCCTATATTAATAAGCTTTCCAAGGATGTACCGACCCTAATCGTGAAAAGAGAGTCCTATCTGCCGCTTGTGACGTGCCTCCGTAATCATCCGAAGCTGCGGTTTGATTATTTAAGTGAAATTCACGGAACAGACTTTTTGGAGCATTTTGAAGTATATTTATATTTACAATCGTTGTTATTTAAACGGGATGTCGTCGTGAAGGTGAAGGTTGACCGAACGCATCCGGAGATTGAATCTGTGACACCGCTTTGGCCAGGGGCGAACTGGGCGGAATCGGAGGCGTATGATTTGCTTGGCATCCATTTCATCGGTCATCCGGATTTGAAACGCATTTTATTGGGCGAAGAGTGGCAGGGCTATCCGCTCCGCAAGGATTATGTCCAATATGATGATGTGGAGGTGTAGGCGATGATTCGCACAGAGGAAATGCTTCTAAATGTCGGGCCTCAGCATCCGAGCACACATGGAGTGCTGCGCATTGTCGTCAAGATTGACGGAGAGATCATCACGGAGGCGACACCTGTTATTGGCTACTTACATAGAGGGACGGAAAAGCTCGCGGAGGATCTTCAATATACGCAAATCATCCCGTATACTGACCGGATGGATTATCTATCTGCGATGACGAATAATTATGTGCTTTGTCATGCGGTTGAGACCATGGTGAACCTCGAGGTGCCGGAGCGCGCAGAATATTTGCGTGTGATGGCAATGGAGCTCGGCCGTATCGCAAGCCATCTCGTGGCTTGGGGCACATTCGTCCTCGACCTTGGAGCGACAAGTCCCTTCATCTATGCCTTCAGGGAAAGGGAGATGATCTTAAATTTTCTCAATGAGCTCTCTGGGGCACGCCTTACCTTCAACTACATGCGCATAGGCGGCGTGAAGTGGGATGCCCCAGATGGGTGGATTGAGAAGGTCGCTGCCTTCATCCCATATATGCGGGAGCAAATAGCGGGCTATCGTGATCTGGTCAGCGGTAATGAGATATTTCAGACGCGTGTAAAAGGAATCGGCATTTATTCGGCGGATGAAGCGATTGCCTATTCACTCAGCGGTCCTAACCTGAGATGCACAGGCATCGATCAGGATATTCGAAAGACAGCCCCATATTCCATCTATGAACGATTTCGTTTTAAAAGTGTTACACGTGAAACAGGGGATGTCCTGTCCCGTTATGAGATTCGTTTGGATGAGATGGAGGAATCCTTAAAAATTTTGGAACAGGCAATTGAGCAATTTCCTAAGAGTGGACCAGTGCTTGCCAAGGTGCCGAAGATTGTGAAGCCGCCAAAGGGAGAGGGCTTCGTGCGAATAGAATCACCGCGAGGCGAAATTGGCTGCTATATTGCAAGTGAGGGGAAGAAAGAGCCGTATCGGCTGAAATTCAGGCGTCCTTCCTTCTATAACCTTCAAATTCTGCCGAAATTATTAAAGGGTGAAAATATTGCGAACCTCGTTGCTATTTTAGGGGCCATTGATATTGTGCTCGGGGAGGTTGATGGATGATGGTACAGGATTTACTGACATCTGCTCCAAGCCTGGGGACGTTTGCTTTCTTTTTCATCACGGCGGTTGCATTTATGTTCGTTATTTTGGGCTTTGTCACATTCGCGATTTTGGCGGAGCGGAAGGTGATGGGCTATATGCAGCTCCGCCATGGGCCTAATCAGCTTGGGGGACACTTTGGATTACTGCAAACGGTGGCCGATGTACTGAAGCTCTTGATTAAGGAGGATACGGTACCGGCCATGGCTGACAAGCCGCTATTCAAGCTTGCGCCTATGATTGCCTTTGCACCGGCGATGATGGTCGTCGCAGTTGTGCCGTTTACTGATAAGCTCCAATTCGCGGACCTTGGCATCGGGCTTCTATATTACATTGCGGTCTCAAGTTTATCGACGGTTGGTGTACTTGCGGCTGGCTGGGCCTCAAACAATAAATACTCTCTCCTTGGGGGGATGCGGGCAGGGGCGCAGATGATATCCTATGAAGTGCCACTGGTGATGTCTGTTATCGGGGTTGTACTCTTGAGCGGGAGTCTTAATTTAAATGATATTGTTGCAGGGCAAGAGGGGCTTTGGAATATTATCAAGCAGCCAGTCGCCTTCGTTATCTTCTTTATTGCCGCTGTCGCAGAGCTGAATCGGGTTCCTTTTGACCTGTCAGAGGCCGAATCAGAGCTCGTCGCTGGCTTTCATGTGGAGTACTCCGGGTTCCGCTGGGCGTTCTTCATGCTGTCGGAGTATGTGTATATGTTCGCGATGGCGGCACTCACGGTTGTTTTATTCCTTGGCGGATGGCATGCGCTTCCGTTTCTAGATGTTATTCCCGGGGCGATTTGGTTCGCGCTGAAATGGTTTGCCGTAACCTTCTTCCTCATTTGGGTGCGAGTCACCCTGCCGCGTCTAAGAGCGGATCACTTAATGGAGTTTGGCTGGAAGGTGCTTTTGCCGCTTGCCCTCGTGAATATTTTCGTAACGGCCCTATTGTTGAAAATCATGTAAGGGAGGCTATCCAATGCTCGGTTTAGTCAAAGGCTTAAAATATACGCTCAAAAATTTATCAAAGGATAAAGTGACCTATGATTATCCAAATGAGCCAATCATGCTACCGGACCGGTTCCGCGGCATCCAGAAATTCTACCCGGAAAAATGCATCGTCTGCAATCAGTGCGTGAATATCTGCCCGACAGATTGCATCCATCTCACCGGCAAGAAGCATCCAGATGCAACAAAGAAGGGGAAGAAGATTATCGACACGTATGATATCAATTTTGAGATTTGTATTTTATGTGATTTATGCACGGAGGTTTGCCCGACTGAGGCGATCGTGATGACCAATAATTTTGA contains these protein-coding regions:
- the atpB gene encoding F0F1 ATP synthase subunit A is translated as MNHGAPTLELFGLTFNLGNVLMITVASVIVFLIAVLSTRKLAVKPTGMQNFMEWVIDFVRNIINSNMDWNTGGRFLILGTTLIMYIFVSNMLGLPFSVTYNGDLWWKSPTADPVIALTLAVMIVVLTNFYGIKMRGLKGYGKNFVAPMPFLFPLKIIEEFANTLTLGLRLFGNIYAGEILLSLLAGSLATGFWGHIVAFAPTMVWQAFSIFIGAIQAFIFTMLTMVYMAHKVSEDH
- the atpE gene encoding F0F1 ATP synthase subunit C; its protein translation is MSLGVIAAAIAIGLAALGAGIGNGMIVSRTVEGIARQPEARGMLQTTMFIGVALVEAIPIIAVVIAFMVLNR
- the atpF gene encoding F0F1 ATP synthase subunit B, translating into MLFTNFVLGATAHAGLNTGDIIFQLVAFIVLMLLLKKFAFGPLMGIMKERESHVASEIESAEKSRAEAAALLEEQRTMLKEARQESLALIEEAKKHGETQREEIIAMARQEAERVKESATREIEQQKEQAVAALREQVASLSVLIASKVIEKELSAKDQEKLINEYIQEAGEER
- a CDS encoding F0F1 ATP synthase subunit delta encodes the protein MSHTLAAKRYANALFQIAKEENQIDRLETEIRTVKEVFETNGQFIEFLEHPKVSMENKKQAIATAFATASPSIQNLLMLLVERHRETIVPDLADEFIILVNEQTGIVDAKVYSVRPLSNAEQEGISKVFARKIGKQALRIENIVDSSLLGGIKIRIGNRIFDGTVQGKLDRLERSLLG
- the atpA gene encoding F0F1 ATP synthase subunit alpha, which gives rise to MSIRAEEISALIKKQIEGYQSDIEVSEVGTVITVGDGIARVHGLDNAMSGELLEFSNGVVGMAQNLEENNVGVIILGPFRDIKEGDTVRRTGRIMEVPVGDALIGRVVNSLGQPLDGMGPIATTDTLPIENNAPGVMDRKSVHEPLQTGIKAIDALVPIGRGQRELIIGDRQTGKTSVAVDTILNQKDENMICIYVAIGQKESTVRGTVETFRKYGALDYTIVVSASASQPAPLLYLAPYSGVTMGEHFMRQGKHVLVVYDDLSKQAAAYRELSLLLRRPPGREAFPGDVFYLHSRLLERAAKLNDTLGAGSITALPFVETQAGDISAYIPTNVISITDGQIFLQSDLFFSGVRPAINAGLSVSRVGGSAQIKAMKSVAGTLRLDLASFRELEAFSQFGSDLDKATQAKLNRGQRTVEVLKQDLHKPLRVEQQVLILYCLTRGFLDDIPLADIRRFEAEIIEWTGRNHNELYEHIKSTGKLPEESDMNAAITEFKKQFVVSE
- the atpG gene encoding ATP synthase F1 subunit gamma, coding for MASLRDIDARIKSTKKTSQITKAMQMVSASKLNRAETNAKAFVPYMEKIQEVVSSIANGSKDASHPMLVSRPVKRTGYVVITSDRGLAGPYNSSVLRKVYQTISERHKSPDEYGIIVLGRIGSEFFRMRGMNVIQELTGISDQPTFDDIKGITSSTVKLFADEAVDEIYMYYNHFISAISQEVTEKKLLPLGSVDSDKASTLYEFEPNQEEILKVLLPQYAESLMYGALLDGKASEHASRMTAMKSATDNASELIGSLTLTYNRARQAAITQEITEIVGGAAALE
- the atpD gene encoding F0F1 ATP synthase subunit beta, with protein sequence MNIGRVTQVMGPVVDVRFENGKLPEIYNALKINISKGAPADEAEYLTLEVALHLGDDTVRTIAMASTDGLVRHAEVIDTGAPISVPVGDVTLGRVFNVLGEKIDLDPALEGDYQKDPIHREAPKFEELSTQVEILETGIKVVDLLAPYIKGGKIGLFGGAGVGKTVLIQELINNIAQEHGGISVFAGVGERTREGNDLYHEMTDSGVIKKTAMVFGQMNEPPGARMRVALTGLTMAEYFRDVQGQDVLFFIDNIFRFTQAGSEVSALLGRMPSAVGYQPTLATEMGQLQERITSTNVGSVTSIQAIYVPADDYTDPAPATTFAHLDATTNLERRLSEMGIYPAVDPLASTSRALSPDIVGEEHYEVARAVQSTLQRYRELQDIIAILGMDELGEEDKQTVARARRIQNFLSQNFHVAEQFTGQKGSYVPVKETVKGFKEILDGKHDHLPEDAFRLVGRIEDVVEKAKQMGVEA
- a CDS encoding F0F1 ATP synthase subunit epsilon, with translation MRTIKVSVVTPGGPVLEEEVEMVSTKAKTGELGILAGHIPMVAPLDIGAVRLKTGNHTEWVAVSGGFVEVNGQEVTILAQSAERAENIDIARAKQAKARAEKRLTDRQAAIDAHRAEMALKRALNRLDIAEHQR
- a CDS encoding NADH-quinone oxidoreductase subunit A, producing the protein MASLYWYQNNYIIVLIFLCLGILLPIVALTMGKILRPNKPTEAKRATYESGLEPFHDSRVQFNVRYYIFALLFVLFDVETVFLYPWAVAYEKLGVFALIEMLIFVFMLILGLAYAWRKKVLKWN
- a CDS encoding NuoB/complex I 20 kDa subunit family protein; protein product: MELKLDQLSAHEKAELERNIFFATLEQVKGWARGNSLWPLTFGLACCAIEMMAVGSSHYDVDRFGSFFRTSPRQSDVMIVSGTVTKKMAPILRRLYDQMPEPKWVIAMGSCATAGGPYVKSYSVVKGVDQIVPVDVYIPGCPPNPAALIYGINKLKEKIAYEAKTGKKVM
- a CDS encoding NADH-quinone oxidoreductase subunit C, with protein sequence MGRRDIEVLKRMAEENARKRAKNKPAAEPKEPLTEDEPALSQGRTASLESQKSAAEPNANTEDLVKKKAAAAAKAKAAALAKQKRMTEEEGSSTSDDLAKKKAAAAAKAKAAALAKQKRMTEEEGSSSTTDDLAKKKAAAAAKAKAAALAKQKRMTEEEGSSTSDDLAKKKAAAAAKAKAAALAKQKRMTEEEGSSSTTDDLAKKKAAAAAKAKAAALAKQKRMTEEGGENSSDDLAKKKAAAAAKAKAAALAKQKRDSGEPADLDKEKAKAIAAAKAKAAAAAKAKQKGADTKAAEPAADIALPSPNQPILDTYKAIIEGELGNDSLEDSYINKLSKDVPTLIVKRESYLPLVTCLRNHPKLRFDYLSEIHGTDFLEHFEVYLYLQSLLFKRDVVVKVKVDRTHPEIESVTPLWPGANWAESEAYDLLGIHFIGHPDLKRILLGEEWQGYPLRKDYVQYDDVEV
- a CDS encoding NADH-quinone oxidoreductase subunit D, with product MIRTEEMLLNVGPQHPSTHGVLRIVVKIDGEIITEATPVIGYLHRGTEKLAEDLQYTQIIPYTDRMDYLSAMTNNYVLCHAVETMVNLEVPERAEYLRVMAMELGRIASHLVAWGTFVLDLGATSPFIYAFREREMILNFLNELSGARLTFNYMRIGGVKWDAPDGWIEKVAAFIPYMREQIAGYRDLVSGNEIFQTRVKGIGIYSADEAIAYSLSGPNLRCTGIDQDIRKTAPYSIYERFRFKSVTRETGDVLSRYEIRLDEMEESLKILEQAIEQFPKSGPVLAKVPKIVKPPKGEGFVRIESPRGEIGCYIASEGKKEPYRLKFRRPSFYNLQILPKLLKGENIANLVAILGAIDIVLGEVDG